In Candidatus Defluviilinea proxima, a single genomic region encodes these proteins:
- a CDS encoding efflux RND transporter periplasmic adaptor subunit, whose protein sequence is MKKIVTLFVFLAILLAGCGGEGQVVTEATPTPYPTPVRPTFTVQKGDIVVEAKYGGRVTPLASHTVYFEIGGQVSEAYANVNDVVTKGQLLGELVEAKQLRADADKTQHTIRRAQIDLEIAKLTLEQYKAQGKSEAEVKIQELKVELAQMNLDEVLESLGIDPTVPVTDEIDAQVAKARVFAPADGTIIAAVSSGRNVTTTTPAFVLGDPDQLEVVVDLDSGKSKDQVKDMYEGMPVAVTSDTNPGLTMTGTIRQLPSPYGTGAAEQNVAHIVLDTPPSADTYQVGDVLRVTIQLASKTGVLWLPPDAVRSSGGRTFVIVNGDGGPQRVDVEIGLQTRDMIEIISGLTEGQVVVGP, encoded by the coding sequence ATGAAAAAGATAGTTACACTCTTCGTTTTTCTTGCCATCCTGCTTGCAGGATGTGGAGGCGAAGGTCAGGTTGTGACGGAGGCGACTCCTACTCCGTATCCCACGCCTGTGCGCCCCACATTCACCGTGCAAAAAGGCGATATCGTTGTAGAAGCAAAGTATGGAGGACGTGTTACTCCGTTGGCTTCGCATACGGTTTATTTCGAGATCGGTGGGCAGGTGAGCGAAGCGTATGCAAATGTCAACGATGTGGTGACAAAGGGACAATTGCTCGGTGAACTGGTGGAGGCCAAACAACTACGTGCCGATGCGGATAAGACGCAACATACCATTCGCCGCGCGCAGATTGACCTGGAGATCGCCAAACTGACATTGGAACAATATAAAGCACAGGGCAAATCTGAAGCAGAAGTGAAGATACAGGAACTGAAGGTTGAACTGGCGCAAATGAATCTCGATGAAGTGTTGGAGAGTTTGGGTATTGACCCAACTGTGCCTGTGACCGATGAAATTGATGCGCAGGTGGCGAAGGCACGTGTCTTTGCTCCTGCAGATGGCACGATCATTGCGGCGGTCAGCTCGGGACGTAATGTCACCACCACCACGCCAGCCTTTGTGCTCGGTGACCCCGATCAACTCGAAGTGGTTGTTGACCTTGATTCTGGCAAGAGCAAAGACCAGGTCAAGGATATGTACGAAGGTATGCCTGTGGCTGTCACATCTGATACAAACCCCGGCTTAACCATGACAGGTACGATCCGCCAGTTGCCATCTCCGTATGGAACGGGTGCGGCTGAGCAAAATGTTGCACACATTGTTTTGGATACGCCTCCCTCTGCGGATACCTATCAAGTCGGTGATGTTTTACGTGTGACCATTCAATTGGCGAGCAAGACGGGCGTTCTTTGGCTTCCACCTGACGCTGTCCGCTCATCGGGTGGCCGCACCTTTGTCATCGTCAATGGCGATGGTGGCCCACAGCGTGTGGATGTTGAAATCGGCTTGCAGACCCGTGACATGATCGAGATCATCTCTGGCCTGACGGAAGGTCAGGTTGTAGTTGGGCCGTAG
- a CDS encoding ABC transporter permease: MKFFSPLISFALQTWATSQVAFKRLLTQRFLSIASIVGLMIASGFILSVPLFADATYFRLLREEILVGHELELAQRPVDYAPLSFVFEFKGIGKNSPQWSKVENVDAYLSGKALKDVGLPILQTIRRFRTENYSLFPPLDTNKPGTQYSLTTVGFAFVTPMDDVAIKLVDGAYPKPFTSLIRDGDQVEALVHEDLVVKYGIQIGDSYTVRTDNGRIPVLITGIWRETDPKAPYWEQDSSKWLLVDEESYKGVISDKLATELTSSMWTIVASGSSLHAKDVSGLVDRINAISGQAIVLMPETKLIASPLEALARYQQNAPRLTYLLFAFSVPILSLILAFIGLVAGLFVNQQRGEMAILRSRGASKMQVVGISLLQGVILGAVALVGGVGLGYWITGVTGKARSFLDFSAKGGLRISLTPEALGYGLLGIALVLLIQVIIPTLSAAENTVVTYKQERARTLNTPWWQKFYIDVFLLIPAGYGLWQLMQESKQALEGSEALPDPLQNPLLLLVPALGIFSVALFTLRLVPRFMDFLSRILDRSNSVGMLMAARYLGRSPALYNAPLVLLVLTLGLSTFTASLALTLDRHLDKQMHYQVGADMNLYELGTTVNDNSDNPVYTFGPVEDHLILPNVNSATRVGRYKFTAIFPNGAEEGTFLGVDRLTFPATAYWQRDFATEQLGVLMNQLAAVPEGILVPRSFMEKHKLKVGDTVPLGITTGFAGQSTPLQAKVVGTFDLFPTWTPETDGAFLVGNLEELYLRAGGEYPHEVWLDTTNEADPEKIAYGVRGFSIILDNRADQSKLERDGLNTIVEKWSSAELNIRAEQRRPERQGLFGLLSVGFVASALLTVLGFLLYALFSFRRRFIEMGMLRAVGLSIQQMTALLAAELAFLVLLGIGVGTALGVFASRIFVPFLQIGASAQAQYPPFQIQIAWLSIVQIYILFALLFFAALSALSALLVRMKIFQAIKLGETT; this comes from the coding sequence ATGAAGTTTTTTTCTCCGCTTATTTCCTTCGCCCTGCAAACATGGGCAACGTCACAGGTCGCTTTCAAGCGTCTGTTGACACAACGCTTTCTTAGCATTGCGTCGATTGTTGGGTTAATGATCGCTTCGGGATTCATCCTGAGCGTGCCTTTGTTCGCCGATGCGACCTATTTCCGTTTGTTGCGTGAAGAGATTCTTGTAGGGCACGAACTTGAGTTGGCCCAAAGACCCGTAGATTATGCACCACTCTCGTTTGTTTTTGAATTCAAAGGGATCGGCAAGAATAGTCCGCAATGGAGCAAGGTCGAGAATGTGGATGCGTACCTTTCTGGGAAGGCATTGAAGGATGTGGGGCTTCCCATCTTGCAGACGATCCGCAGGTTCCGCACGGAAAACTATTCCCTGTTCCCACCGTTGGATACCAACAAGCCCGGCACACAATATTCACTGACAACTGTTGGCTTTGCTTTCGTCACCCCCATGGATGACGTTGCCATTAAGTTAGTGGATGGTGCATATCCCAAGCCCTTTACCTCCCTGATACGAGATGGTGATCAGGTGGAAGCATTGGTCCATGAAGATCTGGTCGTCAAATATGGCATACAGATTGGCGATAGTTACACGGTCCGCACAGACAATGGACGTATCCCTGTGCTTATCACGGGCATATGGCGCGAGACCGATCCCAAGGCTCCTTATTGGGAACAAGATTCAAGCAAGTGGTTATTGGTGGATGAAGAGTCGTATAAAGGTGTCATTAGTGACAAACTGGCAACCGAGTTGACCAGTTCCATGTGGACCATTGTTGCAAGTGGTTCAAGCCTGCATGCGAAAGATGTAAGTGGCCTTGTGGACCGCATCAATGCGATCTCAGGGCAGGCCATCGTGCTCATGCCTGAAACAAAACTGATCGCTTCACCGCTGGAAGCTTTGGCCCGTTACCAGCAAAATGCCCCGCGCCTCACGTATTTGCTGTTTGCGTTTAGCGTGCCGATCTTGAGCCTCATTCTTGCGTTTATTGGTCTGGTCGCAGGGTTGTTCGTCAATCAGCAACGCGGTGAAATGGCGATCTTGCGCAGTCGTGGCGCCAGCAAAATGCAGGTGGTGGGCATATCTCTTTTGCAGGGTGTCATCCTTGGTGCAGTTGCCCTTGTAGGTGGTGTTGGTCTCGGATATTGGATCACAGGTGTCACAGGCAAGGCGCGAAGTTTCCTTGATTTCAGTGCAAAGGGTGGTTTGCGCATCAGCCTTACACCTGAGGCGCTTGGGTATGGTCTATTGGGTATTGCGCTCGTGTTGTTGATCCAGGTCATTATCCCTACCTTGAGTGCGGCCGAGAATACAGTTGTTACTTACAAACAGGAACGTGCCCGTACGCTTAATACACCTTGGTGGCAAAAATTCTACATCGATGTATTCCTGCTCATTCCTGCAGGGTATGGTCTCTGGCAACTTATGCAGGAATCAAAACAGGCTTTAGAGGGATCGGAGGCTCTTCCTGATCCTTTGCAGAATCCACTCTTATTGCTTGTCCCAGCTTTGGGAATTTTCTCCGTCGCTCTTTTCACCCTTCGGCTTGTTCCGCGTTTCATGGACTTTCTCTCCCGAATACTGGATCGTTCCAATAGCGTCGGCATGTTGATGGCCGCGCGTTACCTTGGGCGTAGTCCTGCATTGTATAACGCGCCTCTCGTTTTGCTTGTGTTGACGTTAGGCCTTTCCACATTCACGGCCTCGCTTGCATTGACTCTGGACCGTCACCTCGATAAACAGATGCACTATCAGGTTGGTGCAGATATGAACTTGTATGAGCTGGGTACTACGGTCAACGACAATAGCGATAACCCCGTGTATACGTTTGGCCCTGTGGAAGACCATCTCATCCTTCCTAATGTCAATTCTGCCACTCGTGTAGGACGCTATAAATTTACAGCGATCTTTCCCAATGGCGCCGAAGAAGGGACTTTCCTTGGCGTAGATCGCCTAACCTTCCCTGCCACCGCTTACTGGCAAAGAGACTTCGCAACGGAACAGCTTGGTGTATTGATGAATCAACTCGCTGCTGTCCCAGAAGGCATCCTTGTGCCTCGTAGTTTCATGGAAAAACATAAGTTGAAAGTGGGTGACACGGTTCCACTTGGTATCACCACAGGCTTCGCCGGACAATCTACTCCATTGCAAGCGAAAGTTGTCGGGACGTTCGATCTCTTCCCGACCTGGACACCTGAGACCGATGGCGCTTTCCTCGTAGGTAACTTGGAAGAACTGTATCTGCGAGCAGGCGGAGAATATCCACATGAAGTGTGGCTTGATACCACCAATGAAGCTGACCCTGAAAAGATCGCATATGGTGTGCGTGGGTTCAGTATCATCCTCGACAACCGTGCCGACCAATCCAAGCTTGAACGAGACGGTTTGAATACTATCGTTGAAAAATGGTCGTCAGCCGAACTCAATATTCGTGCAGAACAACGACGCCCTGAACGACAAGGCTTGTTCGGTCTGCTCTCCGTTGGGTTTGTCGCATCAGCTTTGTTGACCGTGTTGGGTTTCCTGCTGTATGCGTTGTTCTCGTTTAGACGGCGCTTCATCGAGATGGGTATGTTGCGTGCTGTTGGCTTGTCCATTCAGCAGATGACAGCCCTGTTGGCGGCTGAACTGGCTTTCCTCGTCTTACTTGGTATTGGCGTAGGGACTGCGCTCGGCGTATTTGCCAGCCGTATTTTTGTTCCGTTCTTACAGATCGGGGCAAGTGCGCAGGCGCAATATCCGCCATTCCAGATCCAGATCGCGTGGTTATCCATTGTGCAGATCTATATCTTATTTGCTCTGCTCTTCTTTGCGGCATTGAGCGCGCTCTCAGCGTTGCTTGTAAGAATGAAGATCTTCCAAGCGATCAAGCTGGGAGAGACAACATAA
- a CDS encoding ABC transporter ATP-binding protein, producing MIVCENLVKIYSLHQEGGASVEVQALQGLDITVNGGEMLGVVGASGSGKSTLLNVLGGLDRPTGGRAFVGKHNLGTLSETALDAYRLNEVGFVWQHGTRNLIPYLTALENVELPLTLSGQVGEPSRERAMELLELVGLRDRMGHRLEELSGGEQQRIAISIALANKPTLLLADEPTGELDTSTAQTIYDLLRDLNKRLGLTMVIVSHDPGIAKHVDRVVAVRDGKLASETVRVQRSDGGEHHVELAVLDSAGRVQLPREYLEQFDIKRRVTIETTAEGILIRKPEGEARSEVQDLSAEEQIEVKDEAMQGSSKLSQLWAGILSGIQKRLKR from the coding sequence TTGATCGTATGTGAAAACCTCGTAAAAATATATAGCCTGCATCAGGAGGGCGGTGCTTCGGTAGAAGTGCAGGCTTTGCAAGGACTGGACATCACCGTTAACGGCGGTGAAATGCTTGGCGTTGTGGGCGCAAGCGGCAGTGGTAAATCCACGTTGCTGAATGTGTTAGGTGGTTTGGATCGCCCAACGGGTGGACGGGCTTTTGTTGGCAAACACAACCTTGGTACATTGAGCGAAACGGCGCTCGATGCGTATCGTCTCAATGAAGTAGGCTTTGTGTGGCAACATGGCACGCGTAACCTCATTCCGTATCTCACGGCATTGGAGAATGTGGAATTGCCTCTCACGCTTTCAGGTCAGGTTGGCGAGCCGTCGCGCGAGCGTGCCATGGAGTTACTGGAACTTGTCGGTTTGCGGGATCGTATGGGCCATCGCCTTGAGGAACTCTCTGGTGGTGAGCAACAGCGTATTGCGATCAGTATCGCTCTGGCGAATAAGCCTACATTATTACTTGCGGATGAACCCACAGGCGAACTTGATACTTCGACAGCGCAGACCATCTATGATCTTTTGCGTGACTTGAACAAACGCCTCGGACTCACGATGGTGATTGTTTCGCACGATCCGGGCATTGCCAAACACGTAGACCGAGTCGTCGCTGTGCGAGATGGCAAACTGGCGAGCGAGACAGTCCGCGTGCAACGATCGGATGGGGGAGAGCATCATGTTGAGCTGGCAGTGTTGGATTCGGCGGGACGTGTGCAGTTGCCTCGCGAGTATCTGGAACAATTCGATATCAAACGCCGTGTGACAATTGAAACCACTGCAGAGGGTATCCTGATTCGCAAGCCGGAGGGAGAAGCTCGCAGCGAAGTACAAGACCTCTCGGCGGAGGAGCAGATTGAAGTTAAGGATGAAGCGATGCAAGGTTCATCGAAGTTGAGTCAGCTTTGGGCAGGGATCCTTTCTGGGATTCAGAAGAGGTTGAAGAGATGA
- a CDS encoding ABC transporter ATP-binding protein: MSLVIETKDLWRVYTSKTGAEIPALRGVNLNVEEGTFVTLKGRSGSGKTTLLNCLAGLDKPTSGSAMVLGHDMMQLSDADATVWRREQIGLVFQSFGLLPTLSAYENIELLLRIKGDEYEARRKRALECLDMVGLGKWKDHRPYEMSGGQQQRVAIARALANRARLILADEPTGELDSKTTRELLTFFRELVESQKITMLMVSHDPLVDPYVHQVLMLKDGVVVQ; encoded by the coding sequence ATGAGTCTTGTCATCGAAACAAAAGACTTGTGGCGTGTATATACATCAAAGACGGGCGCGGAGATCCCTGCGTTGCGTGGTGTAAATTTAAACGTGGAAGAAGGAACGTTCGTGACGTTGAAGGGACGCTCGGGTAGTGGCAAGACAACGTTGTTAAACTGTTTGGCGGGTCTCGATAAACCGACCTCGGGTTCAGCGATGGTGTTGGGGCATGACATGATGCAGTTGAGCGATGCTGACGCGACAGTGTGGCGGCGGGAACAGATCGGTTTGGTGTTTCAGTCGTTCGGGTTGTTGCCAACACTTTCAGCTTATGAAAATATTGAGTTGTTGTTGCGCATCAAAGGTGATGAATATGAGGCGCGTCGTAAACGCGCGCTGGAATGTTTGGATATGGTTGGCTTGGGCAAGTGGAAGGATCATCGCCCTTATGAAATGTCTGGTGGTCAGCAACAGCGTGTGGCAATTGCTCGTGCGCTGGCGAATCGTGCCAGATTGATTTTGGCCGATGAGCCAACTGGCGAATTGGATAGTAAGACGACGCGTGAGTTGTTGACATTCTTCCGTGAACTTGTTGAATCTCAGAAGATCACGATGTTAATGGTGTCGCATGATCCGCTGGTGGATCCGTATGTGCATCAGGTGTTGATGCTGAAGGATGGGGTGGTGGTGCAATGA
- a CDS encoding glycoside hydrolase family 3 C-terminal domain-containing protein — MKKIISFLFLLSLLVSSCGEATVTPAPITEAEVGDVFGTAIYTDPSQPIETRVEDLLKRMTLDEKIGQMTQVERFSLKSGDITKYYIGSVLNGGGGAPPENTPLGWYQMIELYQNEALATRLKIPMIYGVDAVHGHGNMKNATIFPQNIGLGATNDPDLVNKIGRATAEEILASGIPWNFAPVVAVVQDVRWGRTYEGFGEETELVSRLGTAYTKGMQELQSEDSPTQGQTLFTLATPKHYLGDGGTIWASSRTTNMNTRYMLDQGNVQIPEDVIRQLYLTPYKDAVDAGAMSVMASFSSWRGTKMHAQQYWLTKVLKNELGFNGFIVSDWQAIDQIYPDDYYLSVVTAINAGVDMNMVPQNYVQFIETMQEAVNNGDIPESRVDEAVRRILRVKFALGLFEHPMPDAKYQQTVRSKEHLDLARQAVCESLVLLKNENDALPLKKDTPVIFVAGEGANDIGLQSGGWTLQWQGQPGNDNEGTTILSGIRPMVDPETRIEFNRDADFSEFKDAESNPLVADVGIVVLAEKPYAEGVGDAADISLTETEITLLEQTRKQSKSIVVILLSGRPRVITDQLPLGDAWVAAWLPGTEGGSGIADVLFGDQPFTGKLSYSWPRTMEQLPININNLKNKTGCDAPLFPLGYGLIIGEPSPEIAACP, encoded by the coding sequence ATGAAAAAGATCATTTCATTTCTCTTTCTTCTTTCTTTGCTCGTTTCATCTTGTGGTGAAGCGACGGTTACACCAGCTCCCATCACAGAAGCGGAAGTGGGTGATGTATTTGGCACAGCCATTTATACCGACCCATCACAGCCCATCGAGACACGTGTAGAAGACCTTCTCAAGCGCATGACGCTCGATGAAAAGATCGGGCAGATGACTCAAGTGGAGCGGTTCAGCCTCAAGTCGGGTGATATTACCAAGTACTACATCGGCTCTGTTCTCAATGGGGGCGGTGGTGCACCTCCTGAGAATACACCCTTGGGTTGGTATCAGATGATCGAGCTTTACCAGAATGAAGCCCTGGCTACGCGGTTAAAAATTCCGATGATCTATGGCGTGGATGCTGTACATGGTCACGGGAACATGAAGAATGCGACCATCTTCCCGCAGAACATCGGTCTCGGCGCGACAAACGACCCTGACTTGGTGAATAAGATCGGTAGGGCAACGGCTGAGGAGATCCTTGCCAGTGGCATTCCCTGGAATTTTGCTCCCGTTGTGGCAGTGGTGCAGGACGTACGTTGGGGACGCACGTATGAAGGTTTTGGTGAAGAGACAGAGCTCGTATCAAGGCTTGGCACTGCCTATACCAAAGGGATGCAGGAGTTGCAGTCTGAAGACTCACCAACTCAAGGCCAGACCTTGTTCACATTGGCAACGCCTAAACATTACCTTGGTGATGGTGGCACTATATGGGCCTCCTCACGGACCACCAATATGAACACGCGCTATATGCTCGATCAGGGCAATGTGCAAATTCCAGAGGATGTTATTCGGCAGTTGTATTTGACGCCTTATAAAGACGCAGTAGACGCAGGTGCCATGAGTGTAATGGCATCCTTCAGCAGTTGGCGCGGCACGAAGATGCATGCCCAGCAATATTGGCTGACAAAGGTCCTCAAGAACGAACTTGGTTTCAACGGTTTCATCGTCTCTGACTGGCAGGCCATTGACCAGATCTATCCTGACGATTATTACCTTTCAGTCGTCACTGCCATCAATGCAGGCGTTGACATGAATATGGTGCCACAGAATTATGTTCAATTTATTGAGACGATGCAGGAAGCGGTCAACAATGGCGACATCCCCGAATCTCGCGTAGATGAGGCTGTGCGCCGCATCTTGAGAGTTAAATTCGCTTTGGGCTTGTTCGAACATCCCATGCCAGACGCGAAGTATCAACAGACTGTCCGTTCTAAAGAACATTTGGATTTGGCTCGTCAGGCAGTGTGTGAGTCTCTTGTATTGCTCAAGAATGAGAATGATGCCCTGCCGTTGAAAAAAGATACCCCGGTCATTTTTGTGGCTGGTGAAGGTGCCAATGATATTGGTTTGCAGTCCGGTGGTTGGACGCTCCAGTGGCAGGGTCAACCCGGTAACGACAATGAAGGTACGACAATTCTGAGTGGTATTCGCCCAATGGTAGACCCTGAGACGCGTATTGAATTTAATCGTGATGCTGATTTCAGCGAGTTCAAGGATGCTGAAAGTAATCCGCTCGTTGCAGATGTTGGGATTGTTGTCCTTGCGGAGAAACCATATGCTGAAGGTGTTGGAGATGCGGCAGATATTTCACTCACTGAAACTGAGATCACACTTCTTGAACAGACACGAAAGCAAAGCAAATCCATCGTTGTAATTTTGCTTTCGGGGCGTCCGCGTGTGATCACAGATCAACTTCCGCTTGGAGATGCATGGGTGGCGGCGTGGCTCCCTGGCACCGAAGGTGGAAGCGGCATTGCTGATGTATTGTTCGGCGATCAACCGTTCACCGGGAAATTGTCTTATTCCTGGCCTCGCACCATGGAACAACTTCCGATCAATATCAACAATTTAAAGAACAAAACTGGTTGTGACGCTCCGCTCTTCCCGCTCGGATATGGCCTAATCATCGGTGAACCATCCCCGGAAATCGCGGCTTGCCCATAA
- a CDS encoding glycosyl transferase, producing the protein MKYGYFDDPNREYIITNPRTPAKWINYIGTLQFGGFVDHTGGAIICKNDPTFNRITKYVQQMPSSDFKGETLYLRIHRAERSDSADEAKYKVFSPFYVPTLDSYDKYECHVGLGYTRIISEVYGLRTEVTILVPTGAAVEVRDIKVTNVSKKPLEVDAIPVLEYTHPSALQQFTNADWIPQTMQSKMLRDGEFTVLVQYPFMHRDTKHNFFTSNLPASSFETDRKKFLGDNEYGTWANPLSLQSDELSNTQALRGDNIAALLHHLGTIQPGETKRLITQLGQEPNYDAAKKSVEKYRNPKSIEDALAEMKAFWDTYLDVLQVNTPDPAFNSTVNIHNPHQCHTTRQWSRYLSYYQLGLGARGIGMRDSSQDLLGTMANNPQDAKEFLKLLLSFQKANGSALHQFNPLTLEGNEGDSLEMEDRPHYYSDDHLWSILGITAYVKETGDVSFLDEVIPYYEKDKDGKPLQSSSVLDHAKRGLTFTRTDIGAHGLPLLGFADWNDTVNLPTGAESLFTANLYGVALREFIALLKFIGQPTGEFEQAYKEMQSRIEEHGWDGEWYVRYFDNKGEPLGSSKNKYGQIYLNGQSWAVLSGFASSERAKRAMQSVYEKLNTKYGIKLSAPGFNGYDRNYGGVTTYPPGAKENGGIFLHPNPWAMIAETMLGNGDRAYEYYSQINPAGKNDSIDLYEIEPYVYAQNILGDEHPQFGLGRNSWLSGTASWSYQAGTQWILGIRAEYDGLLIDPCIPSKWDGFTAIRKYRGVTYHITVKNPKHVCKGVEKVTVNGKQVEGSLIRAEKGVSEVHVEVVLGS; encoded by the coding sequence ATGAAATACGGATACTTTGACGACCCCAACCGTGAATATATCATCACGAATCCGCGCACGCCTGCGAAGTGGATCAACTATATCGGCACGCTTCAATTTGGCGGCTTTGTAGATCACACAGGTGGCGCAATCATCTGCAAGAACGATCCAACCTTTAACCGTATTACGAAGTACGTTCAGCAGATGCCGTCGTCTGACTTCAAGGGTGAGACTTTATATCTCAGAATTCATCGCGCTGAGCGGAGCGATAGCGCAGACGAAGCGAAGTACAAAGTCTTTTCTCCGTTTTATGTTCCCACTCTCGACTCCTATGATAAGTACGAATGCCATGTTGGGCTTGGATACACCCGCATTATCAGTGAAGTGTATGGACTCCGTACCGAAGTGACGATCCTTGTCCCCACAGGCGCCGCTGTAGAAGTGCGTGACATTAAAGTAACCAACGTCAGTAAAAAACCGCTCGAAGTGGATGCGATCCCTGTATTGGAATACACTCATCCCAGTGCCTTACAACAATTCACCAATGCCGATTGGATTCCACAGACCATGCAATCGAAGATGTTGAGGGATGGTGAGTTCACCGTGCTGGTTCAGTATCCATTTATGCACCGCGATACGAAGCATAATTTCTTTACATCGAATTTGCCTGCATCATCCTTTGAGACTGATCGTAAAAAATTCCTTGGCGACAATGAATATGGTACGTGGGCGAATCCGCTCAGCCTGCAAAGCGATGAGCTCTCGAACACGCAAGCACTACGTGGCGATAATATTGCCGCCTTGCTTCATCATCTCGGCACAATTCAACCCGGTGAGACGAAACGCCTTATCACGCAATTGGGTCAGGAGCCGAACTATGATGCGGCGAAGAAAAGTGTCGAGAAGTATCGCAACCCCAAGTCCATTGAAGATGCGCTCGCGGAAATGAAAGCTTTTTGGGATACCTATCTCGACGTGTTACAAGTCAATACACCCGACCCCGCTTTCAATAGCACAGTCAACATTCACAATCCTCATCAATGTCATACCACTCGCCAGTGGTCGCGTTATCTTTCGTATTATCAACTTGGTCTTGGCGCGCGCGGCATTGGCATGCGCGATTCGTCGCAAGACTTGCTTGGCACGATGGCGAATAATCCGCAGGATGCAAAAGAGTTTTTGAAATTGCTTCTATCATTCCAGAAAGCGAACGGCTCGGCGTTGCACCAATTCAATCCGCTCACACTCGAGGGTAACGAAGGCGATTCGCTTGAGATGGAAGACCGTCCACATTATTACAGCGACGACCACCTTTGGAGCATTCTCGGTATTACGGCATACGTAAAAGAGACGGGCGATGTTTCGTTTTTGGATGAAGTGATTCCCTACTATGAAAAAGATAAGGATGGAAAGCCGCTTCAATCTTCGTCCGTGCTTGATCATGCGAAACGAGGCTTGACCTTCACCCGAACAGACATTGGTGCCCACGGACTCCCGCTCCTTGGCTTTGCGGACTGGAACGATACAGTCAATCTGCCCACTGGTGCAGAGTCGTTATTCACGGCGAATCTGTACGGTGTTGCTTTACGCGAGTTTATTGCGTTGCTCAAGTTCATTGGCCAACCCACAGGTGAATTTGAACAAGCATACAAGGAAATGCAATCTCGCATCGAAGAGCATGGCTGGGATGGTGAATGGTATGTCCGTTATTTCGATAACAAAGGCGAGCCGCTTGGCTCCAGTAAGAATAAATACGGACAGATCTATCTCAACGGACAATCATGGGCTGTGCTGTCTGGCTTTGCTTCCAGTGAACGGGCGAAGCGGGCCATGCAATCGGTCTATGAGAAGTTGAATACGAAGTATGGCATCAAGCTCTCAGCTCCTGGGTTCAATGGCTATGACAGAAACTACGGCGGTGTGACGACGTATCCGCCTGGGGCGAAGGAGAATGGTGGTATCTTCTTGCACCCGAATCCGTGGGCAATGATCGCAGAGACCATGCTTGGCAACGGTGACCGTGCCTACGAGTATTATTCACAGATCAACCCTGCTGGTAAAAACGATTCGATTGACCTGTATGAAATTGAGCCATATGTTTACGCTCAAAACATTCTTGGCGATGAACATCCACAATTTGGATTGGGACGTAACTCATGGCTTTCTGGTACGGCCTCGTGGAGTTATCAGGCTGGCACGCAATGGATTCTGGGAATCCGTGCGGAGTATGATGGCTTGTTGATCGATCCGTGTATTCCATCCAAGTGGGACGGCTTTACAGCGATACGCAAATATCGCGGCGTGACGTATCACATCACGGTGAAGAATCCGAAGCATGTCTGTAAGGGCGTGGAAAAGGTCACAGTAAACGGGAAGCAGGTTGAAGGAAGTTTGATTCGAGCAGAAAAAGGTGTGAGCGAAGTCCATGTCGAAGTGGTGTTGGGGTCGTGA